A stretch of the Glandiceps talaboti chromosome 23, keGlaTala1.1, whole genome shotgun sequence genome encodes the following:
- the LOC144453082 gene encoding neuronal acetylcholine receptor subunit beta-3-like, whose translation MDFHLTSEMIWLAIMTIFVAFEQLIAGNDFVQRVSPEEKLHEELFANYSKAARPVVNSNESVAVFLYLTINQLIDVDEKYQIITTRVWLHQEWNDTRLQWNPEDYDGLRKIVISMDQIWTPDTALLNSADNDFDGFPRMYIPSLTAEIGYRGRIIQSIPGILRTPCTMDITYFPVDTQSCQIRFGLWMYVNRQVQLILRRKDVPKENFVRNSEWDIIGTRGRSRVSSFLFTTDEPYTAMVFDIDIRRKPLYYAANLIIPCVLVNFLTVVVFSLPTDSSEKVNLSISLLLTLYVFSLLVAELLPPTSNMVPMLTAYLIFSMMLIAVSVSMTTLVAMLCENTDGVRQVPRWVKCVFFKGIAKFIFVEIDKQFLVTRKVSSKSKHRCRRFHHIYDAFDGETSFIYGPESHKMARTIDLVQNQIRTIRSHCRHYHGQSAQYLPPSSKQGRFLSKQLRRMRSGYTRELEIKTTKIARALKLFLRHTVPSEEKIQLQEEWKLLVTVIDRFLLMFFALSSALGASIMLSKIT comes from the exons ATGGACTTCCACTTGACAAGTGAAATGATCTGGTTGGCCATCATGACAATTTTCGTCGCTTTTGAACAGCTTATTGCCGGCAATG ATTTTGTACAGCGAGTGTCGCCTGAGGAGAAATTACACGAAGAATTATTTGCCAATTACTCAAAGGCTGCAAGGCCTGTTGTCAATAGCAACGAGTCGGTGGCGGTTTTCCTTTATTTGACCATAAATCAACTGATTGATGTG GATGAAAAGTACCAGATTATTACAACAAGGGTCTGGTTACATCAG GAATGGAATGACACTAGATTACAGTGGAACCCGGAGGATTATGATGGATTGAGAAAGATTGTGATTTCAATGGATCAAATATGGACGCCGGATACCGCTTTGTTAAACAG CGCTGATAATGACTTTGATGGTTTCCCAAGGATGTACATTCCATCGTTGACTGCTGAAATAGGTTACCGCGGAAGGATTATCCAATCTATTCCTGGAATACTGCGAACTCCTTGCACTATGGATATAACATACTTCCCCGTCGATACCCAAAGTTGTCAAATACGGTTTGGCCTGTGGATGTACGTTAATAGGCAGGTACAGCTCATCCTTAGAAGGAAAGACGTCCCAAAAGAAAATTTTGTGCGGAATTCTGAGTGGGACATCATTGGCACTAGAGGGCGTAGCCGAGTTTCCAGTTTTTTGTTTACAACAGATGAACCCTACACTGCCATGGTGTTTGACATTGATATTAGAAGGAAACCTCTTTATTATGCAGCGAACTTGATCATTCCATGTGTGTTAGTGAACTTTCTGACTGTTGTTGTGTTTTCCCTGCCTACGGATTCTTCAGAGAAAGTTAATTTAAGTATCTCTCTTCTCCTAACGCTTTATGTATTTAGCCTTCTTGTAGCAGAGTTACTACCTCCCACATCAAACATGGTGCCTATGCTTACTGCCTACTTGATATTCAGTATGATGCTAATTGCTGTGtcagtttccatgacaacactcGTCGCCATGTTGTGTGAAAACACGGACGGCGTCAGGCAAGTTCCGAGATGGGTTAAATGTGTTTTCTTCAAAGGGATAGCCAAgtttatttttgttgaaattgacaAACAGTTTCTAGTCACCAGGAAGGTATCCTCCAAATCAAAGCATCGCTGCCGAAGATTTCATCATATATACGATGCGTTTGACGGTGAAACATCATTCATTTACGGCCCGGAAAGTCACAAAATGGCTCGGACCATCGATTTAGTTCAAAACCAAATCAGAACTATTCGGTCTCACTGCAGACATTACCATGGACAATCTGCACAGTATTTGCCTCCGTCATCAAAACAGGGAAGATTTCTGAGTAAACAATTGAGACGCATGCGCAGTGGATATACAAGAGAGCTAGAAATAAAAACCACAAAGATTGCAAGGGCACTGAAATTATTTTTACGGCATACAGTTCCAAGTGAAGAAAAAATTCAG